The Corvus cornix cornix isolate S_Up_H32 chromosome 12, ASM73873v5, whole genome shotgun sequence genome includes a window with the following:
- the SHISA5 gene encoding protein shisa-5 isoform X4 — translation MGFGTLIAIGITVCAVIVITIILCLTCSCCCLYKACRKPRPVVTTTATTTVVHSAYPQQPAVPPNYPAAPYQGYQPVAIQPQPGMPVAPYPAQYPPPYPMQPAGPPAYHETVAAGAGAPYPTQPPYNPAYMDPQKPIY, via the exons ATGGG TTTTGGAACCCTTATTGCCATTGGAATTACTGTTTGTGCAGTGATTGTCATTACTATTATTCTGTGCCTCACCTGTTCCTGTTGCTGTCTGTACAAAGCATGTCGAAAACCACGGC CTGTGGTGaccaccactgccaccacaaCGGTGGTTCACTCTGCCTATCCCCAACAACCAGCAGTGCCACCCAACTACCCAGCAGCTCCATATCAAGGCTACCAGCCCGTGGCTATCCAGCCCCAGCCGGGAATGCCGGTGGCTCCGTACCCTGCGCAGTACCCTCCCCCTTACCCCATGCAGCCGGCGGGACCCCCAGCTTACCATGAAACTGTGGCAG ctggtgctggagccCCTTACCCCACCCAGCCCCCTTACAACCCTGCTTACATGGATCCTCAGAAGCCCATCTATTGA
- the LOC104683197 gene encoding ATR-interacting protein isoform X2: MTSRRTTWSRSTSWPRRRCRRIRPAGHAWGAPELPRDERQGSRAEDGLMRDAFQLEVLQTQHEEVKQKLKEMQDEILAKNGEIKILRDSMQQMEYAMEEQKRSYLLLEQQKSQFLSEKEKEFSKKLQSLHSELQFKDAEMNELRTRLQNCERNKHLSQAVPTTSPKKNIAVQVKSEGCSPQPGRRSFPTKESFNAETSTRPSCSSGNFMAPTTSIKEESKITPPEVSSLKQHKATGKNGSYNSVPKRNTQGSILLNALMKQPIVPGSFLGLCHLLSSNSEPLPGAVLPPNSLDMKPTEVPSSRTTQEGIAPLVSLQEAQKLAITGLNLIALDEGLSEGGPAEGQGGLLPLTQSRIRGAVHLLPLVEHHVGAFCQAEQLGDTSGNGACGTHPAAASRASTNTVSSKEDFRLSLEEMTLVSLGILYYLVFYSWDVVHTLLSAEVEKSSAAGDEEISKMDKNVSCDNQCDNKEESRTQGGLPAAPQDPPNNDRAQHSLFKKLLQILAFSAARGSQTDNILSQSLKVLVKLAENSTMDLLINFQHLLSSQILQRCLCPETPLPAVLLTVRLLCALAQHHVLVAQLCSHSDTCLLLALYMYITSRPDKSASEMLWLQLEQETVRLLTRCMWCSRPAVLFPGTDCQCNLEVVKALIVMLHRQWMKIRRSETSLCAHKERVIQFLRDAVLLLHSLSQKDKLFHEHCLEVLHQYDQAMPGIRAILKKTQKLTASEGLILDELYPPEPEDQGMDSS, encoded by the exons ctgaaagaaatgcaggatgaaattcttgctaaaaatggagaaattaaaattctgcGTGACTCAATGCAGCAGATGGAGTATGCTATGGAGGAACAGAAAAGATCATACCTGCTACTGGAGCAGCaaaaatctcagtttttaagtgaaaaagaaaaagagttctCCAAAAAG TTACAGTCCTTGCACTCAGAGCTGCAGTTCAAGGATGCAGAAATGAATGAATTAAGAACACGACTTCAGaactgtgaaagaaataaacacctTTCTCAGGCAGTTCCAACGACAAG CCCTAAAAAGAATATTGCAGTACAAGTGAAATCAGAAGGATGTTCTCCACAGCCTGGAAGAAGATCTTTTCCTACAAAGGAATCCTTCAATGCTGAAACGTCCACTAGGCCATCGTGTTCTTCAGGAAATTTTATGGCCCCAACTACTTCCATCAAAGAAG AGAGTAAGATAACACCTCCTGAAGTTTCATCCCTGAAGCAGCacaaagcaacaggaaaaaacgGTTCCTACAACTCTGTCCCCAAACGAAATACACAAG GTTCTATCTTGCTGAATGCACTGATGAAGCAGCCCATTGTCCCTGGGTCATTTCTAGGACTCTGCCACCTTCTCAGTAGCAACTCTGAGCCTCTACCTGGAGCTGTGTTGCCGCCCAACTCTTTGGATat GAAGCCCACGGAagtccccagcagcaggacaacTCAAGAAGGAATCGCTCCTCTTGTATCCCTGCAAGAAGCTCAAAAACTGGCCATAACAGGACTGAACTTGATTGCTCTGGATGAAGGATTATCTGAAGGAGGCCCAGCAGAAGGCCAGGGAGGGCTCCTGCCCCTCACACAGAGCAGGATCCGAGGTGCTGTGCATCTCCTGCCCCTGGTGGAGCACCACGTTGGTGCCTTCTGCCAAGCAGAGCAGCTTGGGGACACATCCGGGAATGGAGCTTGTGGGAcccatccagctgctgcttccagagccAGCACAAACACAGTGTCAAGCAAGGAGGACTTCAGGTTGTCTCTTGAAGAAATGACTCTTGTATCACTGGGGATCCTTTATTATTTGGTGTTCTACAGCTGGGATGTTGTCCACACACTGCTGTCTGCTGAAGTGGAAAAaagttctgctgctggagatgaaGAGATTTCCAAGATGGACAAAAATGTGTCGTGTGACAATCAGTGTGACAATAAAGAAGAGAGCAGGACACAAGGAgggcttcctgcagctccacaggaTCCTCCCAATAATGATCGAGCTCAAcattctttgtttaaaaagctgcttcagATTTTAGCTTTTTCTGCTGCAAGGGGCTCCCAGACTGACAATATCCTAAGCCAAAGCCTAAAGGTTTTGGTGAAATTAGCTGAAAATTCAACTATGGACTTGTTAATAAA tttcCAGCACTTACTGAGTAGCCAGATACTGCAGCGCTGTCTGTGTCCCGAGACCCCTCTGCCTGCTGTGCTTCTGACTGTGAGACTCCTGTGTGCTCTTGCTCAGCACCACGTGTTGGTTGCTCAGCTCTGTTCTCATTCAG ACACTTGCCTTCTCCTTGCACTCTACATGTACATAACATCAAGACCAGATAAATCAGCATCTGAAATGCTCTGGCTTCAGCTGGAGCAAGAG ACAGTCAGGCTCCTGACACGCTGCATGTGGTGCTCCAGAccagcagttttatttcctggCACAGACTGTCAGTGCAACCTCGAG gTGGTTAAGGCACTAATTGTAATGTTGCACAGACAGTGGATGAAGATTAGAAGATCTGAGACCAGCTTGTGTGCACATAAGGAACGAGTTATTCAGTTTTTACGGGATGCTGTTTTACTCTTGCACAGCCTGTCTCAGAAAGATAAACTGTTCCATGAACACTGTTTGGAAGTTCTCCATCAATATGACCAAGCCATGCCAGGCATAAGGGCCATTCTGAAAAAGACTCAAAAACTGACTGCCTCTGAAG GGCTGATTTTGGATGAACTGTATCCTCCTGAGCCAGAAGACCAAGGAATGGACTCCAGCTAG
- the SHISA5 gene encoding protein shisa-5 isoform X2 has protein sequence MECGLGARCQVLGEDCQAYTDYFGEVQPAQSCPQFCCAFCLGRFWCSDVLLKFDEQQSQCDQLNERMPGLEEPLEALNKIREKTSELRESLSNNWISDSDLQIFQDPDDFYVSSGPSFGTLIAIGITVCAVIVITIILCLTCSCCCLYKACRKPRPVVTTTATTTVVHSAYPQQPAVPPNYPAAPYQGYQPVAIQPQPGMPVAPYPAQYPPPYPMQPAGPPAYHETVAAGAGAPYPTQPPYNPAYMDPQKPIY, from the exons ATGGAGTGTGGTTTAGGAGCAAGATGTCAGG TTTTGGGTGAGGATTGTCAGGCATATACTGATTATTTTGGCGAAGTACAACCTGCACAATCCTGTCCTCAGTTCTGCTGTGCATTTTGCCTGGGTCGATTCTGGTGCTCTGACGTACTCCTAAAATTTGATGAACAACAGTCACAGTGCGATCAGCTTAATGAAAG gaTGCCTGGCCTAGAAGAACCTCTAGAAGCTTTAAACAAGATCAGAGAGAAAACCAGTGAACTCCGTGAATCGCTGTCCAACAACTG GATCTCTGACTCAGATTTGCAGATTTTTCAGGACCCTGATGATTTCTATGTTTCTTCTGGCCCCAG TTTTGGAACCCTTATTGCCATTGGAATTACTGTTTGTGCAGTGATTGTCATTACTATTATTCTGTGCCTCACCTGTTCCTGTTGCTGTCTGTACAAAGCATGTCGAAAACCACGGC CTGTGGTGaccaccactgccaccacaaCGGTGGTTCACTCTGCCTATCCCCAACAACCAGCAGTGCCACCCAACTACCCAGCAGCTCCATATCAAGGCTACCAGCCCGTGGCTATCCAGCCCCAGCCGGGAATGCCGGTGGCTCCGTACCCTGCGCAGTACCCTCCCCCTTACCCCATGCAGCCGGCGGGACCCCCAGCTTACCATGAAACTGTGGCAG ctggtgctggagccCCTTACCCCACCCAGCCCCCTTACAACCCTGCTTACATGGATCCTCAGAAGCCCATCTATTGA
- the SHISA5 gene encoding protein shisa-5 isoform X1: MTTIYLIQFLSSHRTFRSVLGEDCQAYTDYFGEVQPAQSCPQFCCAFCLGRFWCSDVLLKFDEQQSQCDQLNERMPGLEEPLEALNKIREKTSELRESLSNNWISDSDLQIFQDPDDFYVSSGPSFGTLIAIGITVCAVIVITIILCLTCSCCCLYKACRKPRPVVTTTATTTVVHSAYPQQPAVPPNYPAAPYQGYQPVAIQPQPGMPVAPYPAQYPPPYPMQPAGPPAYHETVAAGAGAPYPTQPPYNPAYMDPQKPIY; this comes from the exons TTTTGGGTGAGGATTGTCAGGCATATACTGATTATTTTGGCGAAGTACAACCTGCACAATCCTGTCCTCAGTTCTGCTGTGCATTTTGCCTGGGTCGATTCTGGTGCTCTGACGTACTCCTAAAATTTGATGAACAACAGTCACAGTGCGATCAGCTTAATGAAAG gaTGCCTGGCCTAGAAGAACCTCTAGAAGCTTTAAACAAGATCAGAGAGAAAACCAGTGAACTCCGTGAATCGCTGTCCAACAACTG GATCTCTGACTCAGATTTGCAGATTTTTCAGGACCCTGATGATTTCTATGTTTCTTCTGGCCCCAG TTTTGGAACCCTTATTGCCATTGGAATTACTGTTTGTGCAGTGATTGTCATTACTATTATTCTGTGCCTCACCTGTTCCTGTTGCTGTCTGTACAAAGCATGTCGAAAACCACGGC CTGTGGTGaccaccactgccaccacaaCGGTGGTTCACTCTGCCTATCCCCAACAACCAGCAGTGCCACCCAACTACCCAGCAGCTCCATATCAAGGCTACCAGCCCGTGGCTATCCAGCCCCAGCCGGGAATGCCGGTGGCTCCGTACCCTGCGCAGTACCCTCCCCCTTACCCCATGCAGCCGGCGGGACCCCCAGCTTACCATGAAACTGTGGCAG ctggtgctggagccCCTTACCCCACCCAGCCCCCTTACAACCCTGCTTACATGGATCCTCAGAAGCCCATCTATTGA
- the SHISA5 gene encoding protein shisa-5 isoform X5, translating to MPGLEEPLEALNKIREKTSELRESLSNNWISDSDLQIFQDPDDFYVSSGPSFGTLIAIGITVCAVIVITIILCLTCSCCCLYKACRKPRPVVTTTATTTVVHSAYPQQPAVPPNYPAAPYQGYQPVAIQPQPGMPVAPYPAQYPPPYPMQPAGPPAYHETVAAGAGAPYPTQPPYNPAYMDPQKPIY from the exons aTGCCTGGCCTAGAAGAACCTCTAGAAGCTTTAAACAAGATCAGAGAGAAAACCAGTGAACTCCGTGAATCGCTGTCCAACAACTG GATCTCTGACTCAGATTTGCAGATTTTTCAGGACCCTGATGATTTCTATGTTTCTTCTGGCCCCAG TTTTGGAACCCTTATTGCCATTGGAATTACTGTTTGTGCAGTGATTGTCATTACTATTATTCTGTGCCTCACCTGTTCCTGTTGCTGTCTGTACAAAGCATGTCGAAAACCACGGC CTGTGGTGaccaccactgccaccacaaCGGTGGTTCACTCTGCCTATCCCCAACAACCAGCAGTGCCACCCAACTACCCAGCAGCTCCATATCAAGGCTACCAGCCCGTGGCTATCCAGCCCCAGCCGGGAATGCCGGTGGCTCCGTACCCTGCGCAGTACCCTCCCCCTTACCCCATGCAGCCGGCGGGACCCCCAGCTTACCATGAAACTGTGGCAG ctggtgctggagccCCTTACCCCACCCAGCCCCCTTACAACCCTGCTTACATGGATCCTCAGAAGCCCATCTATTGA
- the LOC104683197 gene encoding ATR-interacting protein isoform X1, giving the protein MTSRRTTWSRSTSWPRRRCRRIRPAGHAWGAPELPRDERQAGSRAEDGLMRDAFQLEVLQTQHEEVKQKLKEMQDEILAKNGEIKILRDSMQQMEYAMEEQKRSYLLLEQQKSQFLSEKEKEFSKKLQSLHSELQFKDAEMNELRTRLQNCERNKHLSQAVPTTSPKKNIAVQVKSEGCSPQPGRRSFPTKESFNAETSTRPSCSSGNFMAPTTSIKEESKITPPEVSSLKQHKATGKNGSYNSVPKRNTQGSILLNALMKQPIVPGSFLGLCHLLSSNSEPLPGAVLPPNSLDMKPTEVPSSRTTQEGIAPLVSLQEAQKLAITGLNLIALDEGLSEGGPAEGQGGLLPLTQSRIRGAVHLLPLVEHHVGAFCQAEQLGDTSGNGACGTHPAAASRASTNTVSSKEDFRLSLEEMTLVSLGILYYLVFYSWDVVHTLLSAEVEKSSAAGDEEISKMDKNVSCDNQCDNKEESRTQGGLPAAPQDPPNNDRAQHSLFKKLLQILAFSAARGSQTDNILSQSLKVLVKLAENSTMDLLINFQHLLSSQILQRCLCPETPLPAVLLTVRLLCALAQHHVLVAQLCSHSDTCLLLALYMYITSRPDKSASEMLWLQLEQETVRLLTRCMWCSRPAVLFPGTDCQCNLEVVKALIVMLHRQWMKIRRSETSLCAHKERVIQFLRDAVLLLHSLSQKDKLFHEHCLEVLHQYDQAMPGIRAILKKTQKLTASEGLILDELYPPEPEDQGMDSS; this is encoded by the exons ctgaaagaaatgcaggatgaaattcttgctaaaaatggagaaattaaaattctgcGTGACTCAATGCAGCAGATGGAGTATGCTATGGAGGAACAGAAAAGATCATACCTGCTACTGGAGCAGCaaaaatctcagtttttaagtgaaaaagaaaaagagttctCCAAAAAG TTACAGTCCTTGCACTCAGAGCTGCAGTTCAAGGATGCAGAAATGAATGAATTAAGAACACGACTTCAGaactgtgaaagaaataaacacctTTCTCAGGCAGTTCCAACGACAAG CCCTAAAAAGAATATTGCAGTACAAGTGAAATCAGAAGGATGTTCTCCACAGCCTGGAAGAAGATCTTTTCCTACAAAGGAATCCTTCAATGCTGAAACGTCCACTAGGCCATCGTGTTCTTCAGGAAATTTTATGGCCCCAACTACTTCCATCAAAGAAG AGAGTAAGATAACACCTCCTGAAGTTTCATCCCTGAAGCAGCacaaagcaacaggaaaaaacgGTTCCTACAACTCTGTCCCCAAACGAAATACACAAG GTTCTATCTTGCTGAATGCACTGATGAAGCAGCCCATTGTCCCTGGGTCATTTCTAGGACTCTGCCACCTTCTCAGTAGCAACTCTGAGCCTCTACCTGGAGCTGTGTTGCCGCCCAACTCTTTGGATat GAAGCCCACGGAagtccccagcagcaggacaacTCAAGAAGGAATCGCTCCTCTTGTATCCCTGCAAGAAGCTCAAAAACTGGCCATAACAGGACTGAACTTGATTGCTCTGGATGAAGGATTATCTGAAGGAGGCCCAGCAGAAGGCCAGGGAGGGCTCCTGCCCCTCACACAGAGCAGGATCCGAGGTGCTGTGCATCTCCTGCCCCTGGTGGAGCACCACGTTGGTGCCTTCTGCCAAGCAGAGCAGCTTGGGGACACATCCGGGAATGGAGCTTGTGGGAcccatccagctgctgcttccagagccAGCACAAACACAGTGTCAAGCAAGGAGGACTTCAGGTTGTCTCTTGAAGAAATGACTCTTGTATCACTGGGGATCCTTTATTATTTGGTGTTCTACAGCTGGGATGTTGTCCACACACTGCTGTCTGCTGAAGTGGAAAAaagttctgctgctggagatgaaGAGATTTCCAAGATGGACAAAAATGTGTCGTGTGACAATCAGTGTGACAATAAAGAAGAGAGCAGGACACAAGGAgggcttcctgcagctccacaggaTCCTCCCAATAATGATCGAGCTCAAcattctttgtttaaaaagctgcttcagATTTTAGCTTTTTCTGCTGCAAGGGGCTCCCAGACTGACAATATCCTAAGCCAAAGCCTAAAGGTTTTGGTGAAATTAGCTGAAAATTCAACTATGGACTTGTTAATAAA tttcCAGCACTTACTGAGTAGCCAGATACTGCAGCGCTGTCTGTGTCCCGAGACCCCTCTGCCTGCTGTGCTTCTGACTGTGAGACTCCTGTGTGCTCTTGCTCAGCACCACGTGTTGGTTGCTCAGCTCTGTTCTCATTCAG ACACTTGCCTTCTCCTTGCACTCTACATGTACATAACATCAAGACCAGATAAATCAGCATCTGAAATGCTCTGGCTTCAGCTGGAGCAAGAG ACAGTCAGGCTCCTGACACGCTGCATGTGGTGCTCCAGAccagcagttttatttcctggCACAGACTGTCAGTGCAACCTCGAG gTGGTTAAGGCACTAATTGTAATGTTGCACAGACAGTGGATGAAGATTAGAAGATCTGAGACCAGCTTGTGTGCACATAAGGAACGAGTTATTCAGTTTTTACGGGATGCTGTTTTACTCTTGCACAGCCTGTCTCAGAAAGATAAACTGTTCCATGAACACTGTTTGGAAGTTCTCCATCAATATGACCAAGCCATGCCAGGCATAAGGGCCATTCTGAAAAAGACTCAAAAACTGACTGCCTCTGAAG GGCTGATTTTGGATGAACTGTATCCTCCTGAGCCAGAAGACCAAGGAATGGACTCCAGCTAG
- the SHISA5 gene encoding protein shisa-5 isoform X3 has protein sequence MTTIYLIQFLSSHRTFRSVLGEDCQAYTDYFGEVQPAQSCPQFCCAFCLGRFWCSDVLLKFDEQQSQCDQLNERISDSDLQIFQDPDDFYVSSGPSFGTLIAIGITVCAVIVITIILCLTCSCCCLYKACRKPRPVVTTTATTTVVHSAYPQQPAVPPNYPAAPYQGYQPVAIQPQPGMPVAPYPAQYPPPYPMQPAGPPAYHETVAAGAGAPYPTQPPYNPAYMDPQKPIY, from the exons TTTTGGGTGAGGATTGTCAGGCATATACTGATTATTTTGGCGAAGTACAACCTGCACAATCCTGTCCTCAGTTCTGCTGTGCATTTTGCCTGGGTCGATTCTGGTGCTCTGACGTACTCCTAAAATTTGATGAACAACAGTCACAGTGCGATCAGCTTAATGAAAG GATCTCTGACTCAGATTTGCAGATTTTTCAGGACCCTGATGATTTCTATGTTTCTTCTGGCCCCAG TTTTGGAACCCTTATTGCCATTGGAATTACTGTTTGTGCAGTGATTGTCATTACTATTATTCTGTGCCTCACCTGTTCCTGTTGCTGTCTGTACAAAGCATGTCGAAAACCACGGC CTGTGGTGaccaccactgccaccacaaCGGTGGTTCACTCTGCCTATCCCCAACAACCAGCAGTGCCACCCAACTACCCAGCAGCTCCATATCAAGGCTACCAGCCCGTGGCTATCCAGCCCCAGCCGGGAATGCCGGTGGCTCCGTACCCTGCGCAGTACCCTCCCCCTTACCCCATGCAGCCGGCGGGACCCCCAGCTTACCATGAAACTGTGGCAG ctggtgctggagccCCTTACCCCACCCAGCCCCCTTACAACCCTGCTTACATGGATCCTCAGAAGCCCATCTATTGA